The DNA sequence taattagacatgctttaggattactaaaattttattttattaaaaaaagagaaaaaaaggactCCCGAAACATGTGAGAGTAACAGGCGTGAACCCAGAGGCGGATGATGCTGGTGGTGGAGTACCTCTCGCTCGGCGTCCTTCAGCTCAGACTCTTTCTCTTTGACTCTCTGCACAAACGTCTGTCTCATCTCTTCCTCTCGTCTCTGCAGCTCACCCAGAAACTCCTGCCGCTTCTCCTCGTACGTCTGCTGAAGACTGTCCAAACACAACACTGATCATCAATTCAGCGAATCATCGGCTCAAACGGTCAGATAATACCTCCGGATCGATCTCTGGTAATGAAATCATACTCCTAGTGAACTCTTAACTGGGCCTTGTGCTCAGACTGGAGAAGTCTCTGGAGATCTGAGGAAGGTTCTAGATGGACAGGTGTCTCTCACCTGACGGGTTTGCTCTCGGGGTCGGTGTCTCTGAAGCCCATCTCCTCCAGCTTGCAGCGTCTGTAGAGCTCGTAGTGTCTGCTGTGCGTCTGCTCGCGCAGATCCTCCATGTTCACACAGATCAGCATCTCACGCAGCTTCACGAAGTCACAGTGGCTCTCGTTctccactgaaacacacacacacacacacacacacacacacacacacagagagacacaaacacacagagagagacacacacacacacacagagacacacacacacacacagacacagacacacacacacagagagacacacacacagaggcacacacacacacacacacacacagagacacacacacacagagacacacacatactgtgaaactaaactgaaataaaactacaATTATAGACAAATATTTAAACGTAACAAAATTACTAATATGCAACacagaataaatacaaataaaattaaaataaatagtgcTTTCTGatgattaaaattttattaaaccaGTCTTTATGGTCtctaaacataaatgtattttattagtaatgctaaaagtaaaaaataaataaataaaagtaatagaaaaatgtacattcaaaacataaaaataacaaattcaaatatatttatatatttttttacgttgaacttgtgtaaaataaatgaaaaagaaagaaattgttaaatgtttttgtaaaataaatggaaACTTATAAAGTACGAAGTTCCAACAGAACTcggttatgtttttatttattttacataaaataaaaaataattatttttttatttattttacatacacacaatatacagatatataaaaatgtaattgaattatttttaaataaaacaaaagggcTTGAATATCTCTGTTCGCAAGCAGTAAAATATGGAAATCTCTACTGTATCTTCTGATCACTGTTCCTCAGTGTTTCTGTCCTGTTCTCCAGTGCACGTCTAAAGATTCATACATCAGGACACGTTTACTGGAGAAACAAAATGGCATAAAATATAAcgttttttttaagtgaatttaTGATTAAACaggaacaaatatctgccaatggactcggaaaaaaacagattttctttCCCTGTTGGCAGATATCTGTTCATGTTTCAATCATAAACTCACCTCACGTGTTCATGTTGCACCTTGTGTCCTGATGTAAGGATGTCTTAGATTAGAAACAAGGCATTTAGTTTTAGGTAAACTGAGCTCAGTCAGTATTTGTGATCACAGTTTCTGTTTATCCTGTGCATCCATCTAAAGATATGTTTGATATATTTTCTAAGAAAGCATTGGTTGGAGGCTCGCCCCATCTCTCATGAGGTCACTTCCTGTCCGGCTCACCCTGCACGACGCCCCAGGGATACTGCCTGGCCTTCACCATCTTCGTCCCGATGTTCACCTCCTCTGTGCTGCCCACCACGGCGAAGGGAAGATGCCCCTGAGCACAGATTAACACCAAGATGATGATGCACGATCATTCCCATGATTCCCAGCTGATGAGCGAACCTCAGGTTTGGGaacagatgacacacacacacacacgtgtctgaGGACTCACGTTCATGGCGGTGTTGATCTTGGCCACGCTCTCGTCGTCGATGGGGAACTGGTAGATCTGCACGCCGTTGCTCACCAGCTCGCTCATGATCTTGATCTTGAACTTGTGCAGCTCGCTCTTGGAGATGGTGTCTGCTTTAGCGATGACGGGGATGATGTTGACCTGCGGAGCACGAGCAGAAGAAGAGCTCCTCAGTCTCAGGAGGTCAGGGGTCATCACGTCTGACCCGAGCACACACTCACCTTGCTGTCCAGTTTCTTCATGGTGACCAGGTCCAGGGATTTGAGCGAGTGTCCGGACGGAGCGATGAAGTAGAGACACGCGTGGATCCTGGAGTCGTGATAGTTGTGGAGCGAGCGCTTGATCTTCAGCTCCTCCTGTAAGTACGACTCGAACTGTGTGTCGATGTAGTCCACGATGTGCTGGtaactatcacacacacacacacacacacacacacacagagaacgcATCAGGACCAGtgtttggagaaatatagcatcgCATCACTTCAcaccactgcagtgaatgggtgccgtcagaatgagagtctgataaaaacacatagagtctataatccagaataatttttcactggaggaagtgttattctggattatagactctatgtgtttgagttaaaatcatcttaatgctggatgtgtttcaggttttgtcttctccagatgttcactgatggactggagtgctgtggattattgggatgtttttatcagactctcattctgacggcacccattcactgcagagcatccattgatgagacactgatgcagtaaAGCAATAAACCCAGTGAAGTTGAGgtttacagtgattttataaCGGCTAAATGGCATTATTAGATGTGAAGTTAGTAAAACCCCATTAGATGTTATAATGTTTCAATGTTAAACACGGTTTCTTGGGACCtactgcttttataaaacggttaatCCATATACatagtaaggtttcacaaaaaaaaaaaagggcaaataaagtgtaaagatattaataaaaacagtattcttccaccaaacaatgaaaccggttgccgagcaacacacagacgtaaacaaacgtgtgtgttacTTTGTAGCGTAATTCACAACAGCGTCAAACGTGGctcggccaatcagaatcaagcagcGGAACTCTCAGTGTAATAACGCTACATTCCTCCACACCTGCAGCAGTGGAACACATCAGACGTTTCTTCACCTCTCTTGTTTGTTCATCTGATCGCCGAAGCCCACGGTGTTCACCACGGTGAGCTTCAGACGAACGTTACTCTCCTGGAGATCGTACGTCTGCGCTCGCAGCTTCACCTTCGGCTCAAAATGAGACGACTCGAAGTTCTCAAAGTTGGTGTTGAAGAGCGTATCCATCAGCGTGGATTTACCGATGCCAGTTTcacctgcaggaacacacacagcacacatgaGCCCTCTCCACCAATCACTGCGTCCTCCAGAACATCTCTCAGCACGCCATCATCTGTGTTCTTACCGATGCAGAGGATGTTGAAGCAGAATCCCTGACTCGTGGACTTGTTGACCAGTTGATCTGGAAGACTGTCGAACCCGACGTGACCTGACAGAGCCAGTGGACGCGCGTTCTTGTCCTGGAAGAAATCAGTGAGATTTTACATTTGAACTTCGTTTTTTCAACTTTTAAAACTTTCAAAACTTTTTATATCCAGTGCATATTCTATGTAActataaatatatgcaataaaGGCAAAAAATATTTCTAACAGGTTTGACAATTTAACTGACTAGTAAACTTCTAAAAGAAATATCATCCTATAGCTAAATTATTAATCCACATTGGGGAATGTATTCAGATTAATAATTTCAGATTAATTCATTAGATGTTTGtatgaaaacagcattattttagtattatttatatactataatcGTTATGAATacttgaattagcttttatttattttttatacggtcagttttcatttcagttacatttttagtaattttgtagtgatttgtatttttttgtcaattgttattatttttttttatatcactgtctatgattaatttattttattttaatttatttgtattaataattttagttttcagTTAAATCAGATCAAATAATTCACACTGATAAATCAGAAAAACAATAATCCAAATGAACAAATCATATTTgtattatgtaaattaataattcagATTGAGAAATGCATTCAGACTGCTAATTCGGATACACGGATTCGGAATCAgaaatccgatttttttttttttcacagaggaAAAAAATGAGGCGCGCACTCGTGCGTGAGTGAAATAGTTCTGAATCGGGACACTCCCAAGCGCGCTCACGCCAATTCTCCCCCACTGTCCCTAACTCCACGCAGCCCAGAAAAAACTCAGAACCGAGAATATATATCGATCTTTCACATACCATCTGTCGAACCACATCAGAAGAAGCCATCTGTGCGCAGAAAAGAAGCGaatatttgtggaaaatgtgTCGGATCGCTTGAAAGTCAAAAGTTGCCGTGACCCGCCCCGTCCAATAATCTCCAGCCGACACACCACTGGGAACAGCAGCGCTTCTACCATTGCAGAGGGTTTTGTTTGAATATAAGTCGATAAAGTATATGACAACTTAAAATGTCAGATATATTTGCGAGCACTTTCTTAACATGTTACGTCGATTTCATCTGAATGAAAGCTATAAATCATACTAGGTTCATTTATTAAAACCTTTCAAGCTCAATAGAGCAACAACGCTCTCCCCGTCCCAGAAAAATGGTGCGTTCCAAGCTTGGACTCGCCCACAGGTGCAACTGGAATCCATCTTGGCTCAACGCGGAGCCGCATCCCGCGTTAAC is a window from the Carassius gibelio isolate Cgi1373 ecotype wild population from Czech Republic chromosome A9, carGib1.2-hapl.c, whole genome shotgun sequence genome containing:
- the septin10 gene encoding septin 10, which gives rise to MASSDVVRQMDKNARPLALSGHVGFDSLPDQLVNKSTSQGFCFNILCIGETGIGKSTLMDTLFNTNFENFESSHFEPKVKLRAQTYDLQESNVRLKLTVVNTVGFGDQMNKQESYQHIVDYIDTQFESYLQEELKIKRSLHNYHDSRIHACLYFIAPSGHSLKSLDLVTMKKLDSKVNIIPVIAKADTISKSELHKFKIKIMSELVSNGVQIYQFPIDDESVAKINTAMNGHLPFAVVGSTEEVNIGTKMVKARQYPWGVVQVENESHCDFVKLREMLICVNMEDLREQTHSRHYELYRRCKLEEMGFRDTDPESKPVSLQQTYEEKRQEFLGELQRREEEMRQTFVQRVKEKESELKDAERELQGKFEQLKRMHAEEKSKLEEKRRSLEEDMSVFSKRRAASELLQAQTFNTSSNNKKDKDRKNSGFM